Proteins encoded together in one Chitinophaga lutea window:
- the fmt gene encoding methionyl-tRNA formyltransferase, which yields MRIIFMGTPDFAVASLDALVQHGYDVVAVITAPDKPAGRGLQLQQSAVKQYAVSRDIPVMQPEKLKNPAFLEELRSYKADLQVVVAFRMLPELVWDMPPLGTINVHASLLPQYRGAAPINWAIINGEKESGVTTFKLQHEIDTGNILFSAKVPIRDDETAGELHDALMQAGADVLIKTVAALAGGGIEGTVQNNIPADQLKHAPKIFKDDCRINWEKPVEEIYNLIRGLSPYPTAFTTLQGKTLKIFKAVKEPGVHAHAAGSAHSDHKTYLKFATEGGYIRVEELQLEGKKKMGVEEFLRGFRFEVK from the coding sequence ATGAGAATCATTTTTATGGGCACGCCCGATTTTGCCGTGGCCTCTCTGGATGCGCTGGTGCAGCATGGTTATGATGTAGTGGCCGTTATTACAGCGCCTGATAAACCTGCGGGCAGGGGTTTGCAGTTACAGCAGAGCGCGGTGAAACAATATGCCGTGAGCCGCGATATTCCTGTAATGCAGCCGGAAAAACTCAAGAACCCCGCATTTCTCGAAGAATTGCGCTCCTATAAAGCAGACCTCCAGGTGGTGGTGGCATTCCGCATGCTGCCGGAACTGGTGTGGGATATGCCGCCCCTGGGCACCATCAACGTGCATGCTTCACTGCTGCCGCAATACCGCGGTGCGGCGCCGATCAACTGGGCCATCATCAACGGTGAAAAAGAATCCGGCGTTACGACCTTCAAACTGCAACACGAAATCGATACCGGCAACATTCTCTTTTCCGCCAAAGTACCTATCCGGGACGATGAAACGGCCGGCGAACTGCACGACGCACTGATGCAGGCCGGCGCGGACGTTTTGATCAAAACCGTGGCAGCCCTCGCCGGAGGCGGCATCGAAGGCACCGTGCAGAACAACATTCCCGCAGACCAGCTCAAACACGCGCCTAAAATATTCAAGGACGATTGCCGGATCAACTGGGAGAAACCCGTGGAAGAAATCTACAATCTCATCCGCGGCCTCAGCCCCTACCCTACGGCGTTTACCACCCTCCAGGGCAAAACCCTCAAAATATTCAAAGCCGTGAAAGAACCGGGCGTACATGCACATGCCGCCGGCTCCGCGCACAGCGATCACAAGACATACCTGAAATTCGCGACGGAAGGCGGATACATCCGTGTGGAAGAACTGCAGCTGGAAGGCAAGAAGAAAATGGGCGTGGAAGAGTTTTTGCGGGGCTTCCGGTTTGAGGTGAAGTAA
- a CDS encoding exo-beta-N-acetylmuramidase NamZ family protein, translating to MIMKHLACLLLLCCCLPALAQQPVKTGADRTAAYLPLLEGKRVGMLVNQTSIIGASHLVDSLLKRNVRIVKIFSPEHGFRGQADAGEKLGNTTDSATGLPIVSLYGKHRKADSADLADVDVLVFDLQDVGTRFYTYISSLQELMESAAEQNKPLIVLDRPNPNGHYVDGPILDTAFRSFVGMQPIPTVHGMTVGEYAKLLNGEGWLKGGVKCDLTVIPCENYTHRTMYSLPVKPSPNLPNMRSIYLYASTCLFEGTAFSLGRGTDKPFQVYGHPSLPKHLFAFTPRSVPGAKNPVLKDQTCYGYDLSAPAKAPVNAIELEYILNAYKLFPEKSRFFNAFFNKLAGNSILQSQIKAGKSAAAIRATWQPGLKKFKAIRKKYLLYEDF from the coding sequence CTGCTGTTTGCCCGCCCTGGCCCAGCAGCCCGTTAAAACCGGCGCCGACCGTACCGCCGCCTATCTCCCGTTGCTGGAAGGCAAACGGGTGGGCATGCTCGTAAACCAGACGTCCATCATCGGCGCGTCGCACCTGGTAGACTCCCTGCTGAAAAGGAACGTGCGCATCGTCAAGATATTCAGTCCCGAGCACGGCTTCCGCGGCCAGGCCGACGCCGGCGAAAAACTCGGCAATACGACGGATTCCGCCACCGGCCTGCCCATCGTATCGCTCTACGGCAAACACCGCAAGGCAGACAGTGCGGACCTCGCGGATGTGGACGTGCTGGTGTTCGACCTCCAGGACGTGGGCACCCGCTTTTACACTTACATCTCCTCTTTACAGGAACTGATGGAATCCGCTGCCGAGCAAAACAAACCGCTCATCGTGCTCGACCGGCCCAATCCCAACGGGCATTACGTAGACGGGCCCATTCTCGATACCGCCTTCCGCTCCTTCGTGGGCATGCAGCCCATCCCCACCGTGCATGGCATGACGGTGGGCGAATATGCGAAACTGCTCAACGGCGAAGGCTGGCTGAAAGGCGGCGTCAAATGCGATCTCACGGTGATCCCCTGTGAAAACTATACCCACCGCACGATGTACAGCCTGCCGGTCAAACCCTCGCCCAACCTGCCGAACATGCGGTCGATCTACCTTTACGCGTCCACCTGCCTTTTCGAAGGCACGGCATTCAGCCTGGGCCGCGGCACCGACAAGCCCTTCCAGGTGTACGGGCACCCGTCGCTGCCCAAACACCTGTTTGCATTCACGCCCCGCAGCGTGCCCGGCGCCAAAAATCCCGTACTGAAAGACCAGACCTGTTACGGCTATGATCTTTCCGCACCCGCTAAAGCGCCGGTGAACGCCATCGAGCTGGAATACATTCTGAACGCCTATAAACTGTTCCCTGAGAAGAGCAGGTTCTTCAACGCGTTTTTCAACAAACTCGCCGGCAACAGCATTTTACAGTCACAGATCAAAGCCGGCAAATCCGCAGCGGCCATCCGTGCCACATGGCAGCCGGGTTTGAAGAAGTTCAAAGCCATCAGGAAGAAATACCTGTTGTATGAGGATTTTTGA
- a CDS encoding LysM peptidoglycan-binding domain-containing protein, with translation MLKSVLLGVLLTSTIGVTAQDTLLVHGSAPDLYLTHTVKKGENWYSLGRSYGLSPKDIAAKNKMQMDQGLSLGKQISIPLSKNNFIQSKDAQNGAGLRPVYHKVAEKETLYRIHVRYDKVPLDNVRQWNRFTGDGVQKDAYLIVGFVKGNGQSAVLASAPAPVPAPPAARTEPAIEPAAKPVAKTQPAEPETTKPVVVKSQPAEPETKPVPRSQTAEPETKPVAEAPRETSVGRTPSIPEGGFEQIYQQQTNNGRSVVTEKGPGTWFRSNAVVGSGKYYALHNTAPRGTIVKVTNPLTGRSIYAKVLDAIPQLKSNANLIIKLSDAAQDALGINEGRFYCELSYDEK, from the coding sequence ATGTTAAAGTCAGTTTTGTTGGGAGTTTTGTTGACCAGTACAATAGGGGTAACCGCGCAGGACACACTTCTTGTACACGGCAGCGCGCCTGATCTGTATTTGACGCATACGGTGAAGAAAGGGGAAAACTGGTACAGCCTCGGCCGTTCCTATGGTTTAAGCCCGAAAGACATTGCGGCGAAGAATAAAATGCAGATGGATCAGGGTTTGAGTTTAGGTAAACAGATCAGTATTCCTTTAAGTAAAAACAATTTCATACAGTCGAAAGATGCGCAGAACGGAGCAGGCCTTCGTCCCGTTTACCACAAGGTAGCCGAGAAAGAAACGCTGTACCGTATTCACGTGCGTTACGATAAAGTGCCGCTCGATAATGTGCGCCAGTGGAACCGTTTCACCGGAGACGGCGTGCAGAAAGACGCTTACCTGATCGTAGGTTTCGTGAAGGGTAATGGCCAATCCGCCGTACTGGCATCAGCGCCGGCTCCCGTACCTGCACCGCCCGCGGCGCGCACGGAACCAGCCATCGAGCCCGCAGCAAAACCTGTTGCGAAAACACAGCCTGCCGAACCGGAAACAACAAAACCTGTTGTAGTCAAATCACAACCCGCCGAACCGGAAACCAAACCTGTACCGCGTTCGCAGACTGCCGAGCCCGAAACGAAACCCGTAGCCGAAGCGCCCCGCGAAACCAGCGTCGGCCGCACGCCCTCCATCCCTGAAGGAGGATTCGAGCAGATCTACCAGCAACAGACCAACAACGGCAGGAGCGTCGTTACGGAGAAAGGCCCCGGCACCTGGTTCAGGAGCAATGCCGTGGTAGGTTCAGGTAAATATTACGCCCTGCACAACACCGCCCCGCGCGGCACGATCGTAAAAGTAACGAACCCCCTGACCGGCCGTTCCATTTACGCCAAGGTGCTGGACGCCATTCCGCAGCTGAAATCCAACGCCAACCTCATTATCAAGCTGAGCGACGCCGCGCAGGATGCGCTCGGGATTAATGAAGGGCGATTTTATTGTGAGCTAAGTTATGATGAGAAATAA
- a CDS encoding methyltransferase RsmF C-terminal domain-like protein, which produces MPPLPPSFTDTLKGLPGYDPEAFSAVHASGERITSVRLQPQKTTGIAGLFPQLDVTPVPWSRYGYYLSSRPSFTFDPQFHAGAYYVQEASSMFLEEAIRQTMDLDEPLKALDLCAAPGGKSTLIQATLHPQSLLVANEVIKSRAALLSDNISRWGADNVVVTNNDPRDFSRIGEYFDLIVADAPCSGSGLFRRDPEAIDEWSYDNVMLCSQRQQRILADALPALKAGGVLIYSTCSYAREEDELIMDWLLENFPLENIPLQLNPGWHIVETLSPQRQAAGYRFYPDQVKGEGFFIACFRKYGEAAPHKKHRGQLSLLPPREVARIQPWLNVSDEHMLMLHQDEVIILTPHMAEELPLLQKNLYIRKAGVKAGQLSAKDLIPDHQLALSTCIAADLPATDLALEDALRYLRKDELQLPDIAKGWTLMRYNGMNLGWAKVLPNRVNNYYPKELRILKAGTPE; this is translated from the coding sequence TTGCCACCTTTACCGCCTTCTTTTACAGACACACTGAAAGGCTTGCCGGGCTACGATCCCGAAGCGTTTTCAGCCGTGCATGCATCCGGCGAGCGTATCACCTCCGTACGACTGCAACCGCAGAAAACAACCGGCATCGCCGGGCTTTTCCCGCAGCTCGATGTAACGCCGGTGCCCTGGAGCCGTTACGGCTACTATTTGTCCAGCCGCCCTTCCTTTACTTTTGATCCGCAGTTCCATGCCGGTGCGTATTACGTGCAGGAAGCATCTTCCATGTTCCTCGAAGAAGCGATCCGGCAGACCATGGATTTGGACGAACCGCTGAAAGCGCTCGATCTCTGCGCTGCGCCCGGCGGCAAATCCACCCTGATACAGGCCACCCTGCACCCGCAGAGCCTGCTGGTGGCCAATGAAGTGATCAAGTCGCGCGCCGCGCTGCTCTCCGATAATATCTCGCGCTGGGGCGCCGATAACGTGGTGGTGACCAATAACGACCCCCGCGATTTCTCGCGCATCGGCGAATATTTCGATCTTATCGTGGCCGACGCGCCCTGCTCCGGTTCGGGGCTTTTCCGTCGCGACCCGGAAGCGATCGACGAATGGTCGTACGACAATGTGATGCTCTGCAGCCAGCGCCAGCAAAGGATCCTGGCAGACGCGCTGCCCGCCCTGAAAGCCGGCGGCGTGCTCATTTACTCCACCTGCTCGTACGCCAGGGAAGAAGATGAGCTCATCATGGACTGGCTGCTGGAGAATTTTCCGCTGGAAAATATTCCGCTGCAACTCAACCCGGGGTGGCATATCGTGGAAACGCTGTCGCCGCAGCGCCAGGCCGCCGGTTACCGTTTTTACCCCGACCAGGTGAAGGGTGAAGGGTTTTTTATTGCCTGCTTCCGGAAGTATGGAGAGGCCGCGCCGCATAAAAAACACCGCGGCCAGCTCAGCCTGCTGCCGCCGCGCGAGGTGGCCCGTATTCAGCCGTGGCTCAATGTTTCAGACGAACATATGCTGATGCTGCACCAGGACGAGGTGATCATCCTCACCCCGCACATGGCCGAAGAGCTGCCGCTGCTCCAGAAAAACCTGTACATCCGTAAAGCCGGCGTCAAAGCAGGGCAGCTCAGCGCCAAAGACCTGATACCCGACCATCAGCTCGCGCTCAGTACCTGCATAGCGGCGGATTTGCCGGCCACCGACCTTGCATTGGAAGATGCGCTGCGTTATCTTCGCAAAGACGAATTGCAGCTGCCGGACATCGCGAAAGGATGGACGCTCATGCGGTACAACGGGATGAATCTCGGCTGGGCCAAAGTGCTGCCAAACAGGGTGAATAATTATTATCCGAAAGAGCTGCGCATTTTAAAAGCAGGTACGCCGGAATAA
- a CDS encoding RHS repeat domain-containing protein gives MSVKKTTATVILLLALVNIVPAQQKINIESLIPPSPNAAELGKYGQIPVGLNTGVPDISFPLYEVKSGNLSFPITLSYHASGNQVNQRVSDVGMGWIINAGGQISRSVNGIADDATGQGAWGYFNYVPPGANTIDGINHHDSLMQYIQDYFIPISTTVQGTTVWGRDLEPDMFHYNIPGKSGKFIYTKARSFMTIPFEPIEIEKFLDNSNKVCFRLTSDNGAIFNFSQYTVSKFLSGYPSTCTNLTSYISTWQLSSIISANLTDTITFEYEVAKIHDEIEQHVKTIGLRLFESPNTSVYCLDGIQILDTELDPCSGYGKIKKTNVDYDELRIKRINFKNGYVLFNRNSGRNDVPAVELSTNRALDNIEIYDANNVLTKKFLFGTEYAAASPTTTDSWKNNRLRLKKFSEVNIASPTDKKEYTFEYETTPLPHYGSYNIDYWGYSNGQSNTELIPYASYSNTTFQSLYLGYLTGSSSITVENRYSFTSPNNYTVGTANREPSASHMMAGMLKKIIFPTGGYTQFEFEPHKYWSFYTSQQAMGGGLRVKSIKTYTSPDAMATQEFYKYGENDNGLGILVLDEGIFYKNYDDYVGYYPTSFRAQCMYNESEGNLFAWKRNFQGISKYSSPSFNGSPVVYQTASLYKDGSGTNGKSVYKFDVNLSYHELIPSMFASSGNYGSINNAWHQGELLEEKHYKFENNQYYPVSRTKHEYITYNAKVETAVIFKQVITPVTFGSLLLSYPGYQTLTPDQVAPVYPNLVRSYGLFGIYPYSITTGAYRKFRDSVTTYDATDTSRKIDVVTQYAYENAENRYLTKTERNSGSGEFKISRFKYPQDHSDVVSQSMVARNILTPVLEEKEFILRNGNEELLSTIQTNFRQTGNLIVKDRVNASTLSNTPETRILFNQYDSHGNIVEQQKANDVKEVYLWGYNSQYPVAKITNTTYDVAKTYINQSVLDNPADDTTLRSHLGNLRNIPGAFVTIFTYKPLIGVTSETDTNGRTVYYSYDNFGRLSFIKDHEGKILKMYSYKFSE, from the coding sequence ATGAGTGTAAAAAAAACGACAGCCACCGTCATATTGTTATTGGCGCTTGTGAATATTGTCCCGGCGCAGCAGAAAATCAATATCGAGTCTTTGATCCCACCTTCTCCGAATGCAGCCGAACTAGGCAAATATGGTCAAATTCCCGTTGGTTTGAATACAGGGGTACCTGATATAAGTTTCCCATTGTATGAAGTTAAATCCGGCAATCTCAGCTTCCCGATCACCTTATCCTACCACGCCTCCGGCAACCAGGTAAACCAAAGGGTGTCGGATGTAGGGATGGGCTGGATTATTAATGCGGGCGGTCAAATTAGCAGGAGCGTCAACGGAATTGCAGACGATGCAACCGGCCAGGGCGCCTGGGGATATTTCAACTATGTGCCTCCCGGCGCTAATACGATAGACGGCATCAATCACCACGATTCGCTGATGCAATACATCCAGGACTATTTCATTCCCATTTCCACGACCGTTCAAGGAACTACTGTGTGGGGGCGCGATCTGGAGCCGGACATGTTTCATTATAACATACCAGGCAAAAGTGGGAAGTTCATCTATACGAAGGCGCGCTCTTTCATGACCATCCCTTTTGAGCCCATCGAGATTGAAAAATTCCTTGACAATTCCAATAAAGTGTGTTTCCGGCTTACGAGCGACAACGGGGCGATTTTTAATTTTTCCCAATACACCGTTAGCAAGTTCCTGTCAGGATACCCTTCCACGTGTACAAATCTGACTTCGTATATCAGTACCTGGCAACTGAGCTCTATTATATCCGCAAATTTGACAGACACGATCACGTTTGAATATGAGGTGGCAAAGATCCACGATGAAATCGAACAGCATGTAAAAACCATTGGTTTGAGGCTATTCGAGTCCCCAAACACGTCAGTCTATTGCCTGGATGGCATACAGATCCTGGATACAGAACTGGATCCATGCAGTGGATATGGAAAAATCAAGAAAACGAACGTGGATTATGATGAATTGCGGATAAAAAGAATCAATTTCAAAAACGGCTATGTATTATTTAACAGGAATAGCGGCAGAAATGACGTACCTGCTGTAGAATTATCCACCAACCGTGCATTGGATAATATCGAGATATATGACGCCAACAACGTATTGACTAAAAAGTTTCTGTTCGGTACGGAGTACGCGGCGGCTTCGCCCACTACCACCGACTCATGGAAAAATAACCGGCTTCGGCTCAAAAAATTTTCTGAAGTAAATATTGCCTCTCCTACCGATAAAAAGGAATACACGTTTGAGTATGAAACTACTCCTTTGCCCCACTATGGTTCGTATAACATCGACTACTGGGGGTACAGTAACGGGCAGAGCAATACGGAATTGATTCCCTATGCATCATACAGCAACACCACTTTTCAATCACTTTACCTAGGTTATTTAACCGGCAGCTCTTCTATTACCGTTGAAAACAGGTACAGTTTCACCAGTCCGAATAATTATACAGTAGGCACCGCAAACAGGGAGCCTTCCGCCAGCCATATGATGGCGGGCATGCTGAAAAAGATTATTTTCCCGACCGGTGGGTATACGCAATTTGAGTTTGAACCGCATAAATACTGGTCCTTTTACACTTCTCAACAGGCAATGGGAGGCGGCCTCAGGGTTAAATCCATCAAAACCTATACTTCTCCGGACGCGATGGCCACGCAGGAATTTTACAAGTATGGAGAGAATGACAACGGCTTGGGCATACTAGTGCTGGATGAGGGTATCTTCTACAAGAATTATGACGACTATGTTGGTTACTACCCTACGAGTTTTAGAGCGCAGTGCATGTACAATGAAAGTGAGGGCAATTTGTTTGCCTGGAAAAGGAATTTTCAGGGCATTTCAAAATACAGCTCGCCGAGCTTTAATGGAAGCCCCGTAGTCTATCAAACTGCCAGCCTGTATAAGGACGGCAGTGGCACCAATGGAAAATCCGTGTACAAGTTTGATGTAAATTTATCTTACCATGAACTGATCCCCAGCATGTTTGCCAGCAGCGGAAACTACGGGTCCATCAATAACGCCTGGCATCAGGGGGAGCTACTGGAAGAAAAGCATTACAAATTTGAGAATAATCAGTACTACCCTGTTTCACGAACCAAGCATGAATACATTACTTACAATGCGAAAGTGGAAACAGCTGTTATTTTCAAACAGGTGATCACGCCGGTTACCTTTGGCTCTTTATTGCTAAGCTACCCCGGGTACCAGACGCTGACCCCCGATCAAGTAGCCCCGGTTTATCCTAATTTAGTCCGGAGTTATGGTTTGTTCGGCATTTATCCTTACAGCATTACAACCGGCGCGTACAGGAAATTCCGGGATAGCGTAACCACATATGATGCTACAGATACCAGCAGGAAAATTGATGTCGTTACCCAATATGCGTATGAGAATGCGGAGAATCGTTATTTAACCAAAACCGAAAGAAATTCCGGCAGCGGTGAGTTTAAAATAAGCCGGTTCAAATATCCGCAAGATCATTCAGACGTTGTTTCGCAATCAATGGTAGCGAGGAATATACTAACGCCGGTATTGGAAGAAAAGGAATTCATTCTCCGGAATGGCAACGAAGAGCTGCTGTCTACCATTCAAACCAACTTCAGGCAAACGGGAAATTTAATTGTAAAAGACCGGGTAAACGCATCTACACTTTCCAATACGCCTGAAACCAGGATATTATTCAATCAGTACGATTCGCACGGCAATATTGTAGAGCAGCAGAAGGCAAATGATGTCAAAGAGGTTTATTTATGGGGATACAACTCGCAGTACCCGGTGGCAAAGATCACAAACACCACTTATGATGTTGCGAAAACCTATATCAACCAGAGTGTACTTGATAATCCTGCAGATGACACCACACTTCGCAGTCATCTGGGCAACCTGCGCAATATTCCCGGCGCTTTTGTTACCATATTTACTTACAAGCCGTTAATCGGAGTAACGAGTGAAACTGATACTAATGGCCGAACCGTCTACTATTCATACGATAATTTTGGAAGGCTTTCGTTTATAAAAGATCACGAAGGCAAAATCCTGAAAATGTACAGCTATAAGTTCAGTGAATAG